One Stigmatopora argus isolate UIUO_Sarg chromosome 20, RoL_Sarg_1.0, whole genome shotgun sequence genomic region harbors:
- the LOC144065845 gene encoding leucine rich adaptor protein 1-like isoform X1, whose translation MRFTCAVSNFRGRRDRGRQAGRQGGRQEGRQAGLNGRIFRHLLPSTWMKSRQRHFSERSWDFNAVMDARESAFPDLGDLESKLGRKVPEGLVRSLVGDKQDSETAPAARPGRWSADLERLESKLTFLKQEMETLRAIDVKLMRDLMCINEGIESVRWALDDRGEAASPDGSPGSSSYGPPDGRDDGSLGSLNDDELDSLSVGSYLDTLDDLPGEASPTNPRCFLRVDADEYYCFG comes from the exons ATGCGCTTCACCTGCGCGGTGTCCAATTTCAGAGGGAGGAgggacagaggcaggcaggcaggcaggcagggagGAAGGCAggaaggcaggcaggcaggatTGAATGGGAGGATTTTCCGTCATTTGCTGCCGTCAACATGGATGAAGTCACGTCAGCGACACTTTAGCGAGCGTTCGTGGGATTTCAACGCGGTTATGGATGCGCGCGAGTCCGCCTTCCCGGATTTGGGGGACCTGGAGAGCAAGTTGGGTCGCAAAGTCCCCGAGGGTCTCGTGCGCTCGCTGGTGGGGGACAAGCAGGACAGCGAGACGGCACCGGCGGCGCGTCCCGGACGCTGGTCTGCGGACTTGGAGCGTCTGGAGAGCAAATTGACGTTCCTCAAGCAAGAAATG GAGACGCTTCGCGCCATCGACGTGAAGCTGATGCGGGATCTGATGTGCATCAACGAGGGCATCGAGTCCGTCCGCTGGGCCCTGGACGACAGGGGCGAGGCGGCCAGCCCGGACGGGAGCCCCGGCAGCAGTTCGTACGGGCCGCCGGACGGCCGCGACGACGGCAGCCTCGGCAGCCTGAACGACGACGAGCTGGACTCTCTGTCGGTGGGCAGCTACCTGGACACGTTGGACGACCTCCCGGGCGAGGCCTCGCCCACCAACCCGCGCTGCTTTTTGAGGGTGGACGCCGATGAATACTACTGCTTTGGATGA
- the LOC144065845 gene encoding leucine rich adaptor protein 1-like isoform X2, which yields MKSRQRHFSERSWDFNAVMDARESAFPDLGDLESKLGRKVPEGLVRSLVGDKQDSETAPAARPGRWSADLERLESKLTFLKQEMETLRAIDVKLMRDLMCINEGIESVRWALDDRGEAASPDGSPGSSSYGPPDGRDDGSLGSLNDDELDSLSVGSYLDTLDDLPGEASPTNPRCFLRVDADEYYCFG from the exons ATGAAGTCACGTCAGCGACACTTTAGCGAGCGTTCGTGGGATTTCAACGCGGTTATGGATGCGCGCGAGTCCGCCTTCCCGGATTTGGGGGACCTGGAGAGCAAGTTGGGTCGCAAAGTCCCCGAGGGTCTCGTGCGCTCGCTGGTGGGGGACAAGCAGGACAGCGAGACGGCACCGGCGGCGCGTCCCGGACGCTGGTCTGCGGACTTGGAGCGTCTGGAGAGCAAATTGACGTTCCTCAAGCAAGAAATG GAGACGCTTCGCGCCATCGACGTGAAGCTGATGCGGGATCTGATGTGCATCAACGAGGGCATCGAGTCCGTCCGCTGGGCCCTGGACGACAGGGGCGAGGCGGCCAGCCCGGACGGGAGCCCCGGCAGCAGTTCGTACGGGCCGCCGGACGGCCGCGACGACGGCAGCCTCGGCAGCCTGAACGACGACGAGCTGGACTCTCTGTCGGTGGGCAGCTACCTGGACACGTTGGACGACCTCCCGGGCGAGGCCTCGCCCACCAACCCGCGCTGCTTTTTGAGGGTGGACGCCGATGAATACTACTGCTTTGGATGA
- the LOC144065843 gene encoding LOW QUALITY PROTEIN: multiple PDZ domain protein-like (The sequence of the model RefSeq protein was modified relative to this genomic sequence to represent the inferred CDS: deleted 2 bases in 1 codon), with protein sequence MIETMDTQRALRAVERLQAKLKERGEVPTEEKLSLLKSVLQSPLFHQILALQKTVQQLKDQGVGDHAVVSQHDGSHAAPSEGGDGQTPSHQLEQLIQTMAQGRYVAHVDLQKPTLGGLGFSVVGLKSENRGELGIFIQEIQAGSVADSDGKLREADQILAINDQPLDQTVSHQQAIGILQGASERVCLTVARGPIPQLWQHVETIELVNDGTGLGFGIVGGKTTGVIVKTILPGGIADQDGRLRSGDHILRIGDTDLYGLGSEHVAQVLRQCGNRVKLVITRGHLDENPSVSTSAPFPADKSDEKEEEEEDGDDGGGAFDVSLIKNTQGLGITIAGYVGDNNSEPSGIFVKSITKDSAVDQDGRIHVGDQIVAVDGVNIQGYSNQQAVEVLRHTGRDVHLKLIRRGFRPDEITPVVGILPPSAAVVAELDLGGQEKTDLDEKPSPTMTEEAAVEPVADLLTQDKCEASPTPFEEEELVKKWREVLGVNNEVVVARVEKFSESSGLGISLEADSGHHYIRSVLPEGPVGRCAKIFSGDELVEVNGIPLIGESHKEVVRILKELPLGVSMTCVRAAPDQQADDDQANKQEEPPSSGSQLKEMEAGDAELAEAANHDTREAAGSPLAMWEMEVQNIELEKGAGGLGFSILDYQDPLDPAKTVIVIRSLVPEGVAERDGRLLPGDRLMFVNDTDLESASLEDAVQALKGAQLGMVQIGVAKPLPVDTTDADDKILERSYYSEEDTFQASMIALDGSGSDLDFLYASTPETTSNINFQTLSATAHFGASDEDLASSIGTTEHGQSYGLFSDLGLTPEVLPELPEPIPSYAKEPCGASTDRPIEDEAVDTGADAGDRAIPGSDFERTITVVKGNSSLGMTVCAMKDGLGMLIRSIIHGGSVSRDGRLGVGDLILDINGEPAVKLSNAQARAMLRRHALAGPDVGSACSAQDDLCPFYVMTYVPAEYLEEYKSSLEQSDKDQVSSKSSPKYVPNLPEREDGEGEESVSYSNWNQPRLVELFRQPGKSLGISIVGGRGMGSRLSNGEVMRGIFIKHILDDSPAGQNGTLKTGDRIVEVDGVDLRDASHEEAVEAIRRAGNPVTFLVQSISQKSGASASADSTEENVTALPREKEEKEGDSHSRLVLRLSPTNPFTPTPFKSKRAEAAKATPAAGVLALPVVTHTGETDTDTVTDTPARLEGGDVEDGEGGEEFRHSWDDIVQRYGSLPGILHAIDLEKGKAGLGLSLAGNRDRSRMSVFVVGIDPAGAAGTDGRMLVGDELLQINGQVLYGRSHQNASSIIKSSPSKVQIVFIRNTAALEQMAVGPVQETEGDAAMHHAEGDVGGEFAEEMLSTLEGCAAAVNGDAEVAGLPPGILSASRSETASSLSRSPSPSTLACDPTTCPVIPGCETTIDISKGRTGLGLSIVGGCDTLLGGIIIHEVYEEGAASKDGRLWAGDQILEVNGADLRAASHDEAINVLRQTPQRVRLTVYRDEAQFKEEDLWDSFVVELQKRPAQGLGLSIVGRRNDTGVFVSDIIKGGLADADGRLMQGDQILTVNGEDVRCATQESVAALLKCCVGSLNMDVGRFKAGPFHSQRRLSQSSQSDREFCQTSDLRGSRVTLESLSAEASPLGKKSSVAGLQEGLPQELLSFQIQDVRTVEFAKGPGDSLGVSIAGGLGSPLGNIPIFIAMMNPVGLAAQTRKLMVGDRIISICGACTEDMSHSQAVALLKNATGTIQLQVVAGGDNTVTEAVQEQEQAIPPPGCIFQDDLSPPQYKSITLERGPDGLGFSIVGGYGSPHGDLPIYVKTVFGKGAAAEDGRLKRGDQIVAVNGQPLEGVTHEEAVGILKRTKGGVLLTVLS encoded by the exons ATGATTGAAACAATGG ACACGCAGCGTGCCTTGCGGGCGGTGGAACGTCTCCAGGCCAAACTGAAGGAGCGAGGGGAGGTGCCCACCGAGGAGAAGCTGAGTTTGCTCAAGTCGGTGCTCCAGAGCCCCCTCTTCCACCAGATCTTGGCCTTACAGAAGACCGTGCAACAGCTCAAAGACCAG GGGGTCGGCGATCACGCCGTCGTATCGCAGCACGACGGCAGCCATGCCGCGCCTTCGGAAGGCGGCGATGGCCAAACTCCAAGTCATCAGTTGGAGCAGCTTATTCAGACGATGGCACAG GGCCGCTACGTGGCACACGTGGACTTGCAGAAACCGACCTTGGGGGGTCTGGGATTCAGCGTGGTGGGCCTGAAAAGCGAGAACCGCGGCGAACTGGGCATTTTCATCCAGGAGATCCAAGCGGGAAGTGTGGCTGACAG CGACGGCAAGCTGAGGGAGGCCGACCAAATTTTGGCCATTAACGATCAGCCCCTGGACCAGACCGTGAGCCACCAGCAGGCCATCGGCATCCTGCAGGGAGCCTCGGAGAGGGTGTGCCTCACCGTGGCCCGGGGACCCATACCTcagctg TGGCAGCACGTGGAGACCATCGAGTTGGTCAACGACGGCACCGGACTCGGTTTTGGCATCGTGGGAGGGAAGACGACCGGCGTGATCGTGAAAACGATCCTACCCGGGGGCATTGCCGACCAG GACGGGCGCCTGAGAAGCGGGGACCACATCCTGAGAATCGGAGACACTGACCTCTACGGCTTGGGCAGCGAGCACGTGGCGCAGGTGCTGCGGCAGTGCGGCAATCGGGTGAAGCTGGTCATCACCCGGGGCCACCTGGACGAGAACCCCTCCGTCTCCACGTCCGCGCCGTTTCCGGCGGACAAG AGCGAcgagaaagaagaagaagaagaagacggggacgacggcggcggcgcatTTGACGTCAGCCTCATAAAGAACACCCAGGGCTTGGGGATCACCATTGCCGGTTACGTCGGGGATAACAATTCAG AGCCCTCTGGTATTTTTGTCAAGAGCATCACAAAAGATAGCGCTGTAGATCAAGACGGTCGTATTCACGTGGGAGACCAGATCGTGGCG GTAGACGGAGTTAACATCCAGGGGTACAGCAACCAGCAGGCCGTGGAAGTCCTCCGACACACGGGCCGGGACGTCCACCTGAAGCTGATCCGCAGAGGATTCCGACCCGACGAGATCACCCCCGTCGTCGGCATCCTGCCGCCGTCTGCCGCCGTTGTGGCCGAACTGGACCTGGGGGGACAGGAAAAAACAGACCTAG ATGAAAAGCCGTCACCGACAATGACCGAGGAAGCCGCCGTCGAGCCGGTTGCAGACCTGTTGACGCAAGACAAATGCG AGGCATCGCCGACACCCTTCGAGGAAGAAGAGCTAGTGAAAAAGTGGAGAGAGGTCCTGGGCGTGAATAACGAAGTCGTG GTGGCCCGAGTGGAGAAATTCAGCGAAAGCAGTGGACTGGGGATCAGTCTGGAAGCCGACAGCGGGCACCACTACATCCGCTCGGTGCTGCCCGAGGGACCCGTCGGACGCTGCGCCAAAATATTCAGCGGGGACGAGCTGGTCGAG GTCAACGGGATACCCCTGATCGGCGAGAGCCACAAAGAAGTGGTCCGAATCTTAAAGGAGCTGCCCCTTGGCGTGTCCATGACCTGCGTAAGGGCCGCCCCCGACCAGCAGGCGGACGATGACCAAGCAAATAAACAAGAGGAACCTCCGTCGAGCGGATCGCAGTTAAAG GAAATGGAAGCGGGCGACGCGGAACTGGCGGAGGCGGCAAACCATGACACGCGGGAGGCGGCGGGGTCACCCTtggccatgtgggagatggaaGTCCAGAATATTGAGCTGGAGAAGGGCGCGGGAGGATTGGGATTCAGCATTCTGGACTATCAG GATCCTTTGGACCCCGCCAAGACGGTCATCGTGATCCGCTCCCTGGTTCCCGAGGGCGTGGCCGAGCGGGATGGACGACTGCTGCCGGGGGACCGGCTGATGTTCGTCAATGACACAGACCTGGAGAGCGCCAGCCTGGAAGATGCTGTCCAAGCTCTCAAAGGAGCCCAACTGGGGATGGTGCAGATTGGCGTGGCCAAACCCCTTCCC GTGGACACGACCGATGCGGACGACAAGATACTGGAGCGTTCTTACTACAGCGAAGAGGACACGTTCCAGGCGTCGATGATTGCGCTTGACGGAAGTGGCTCGGACCTGGATTTCCTCTACGCGTCCACGCCTGAG ACCACAAGTAACATCAACTTCCAAACGCTATCGGCGACCGCTCATTTCGGCGCTTCCGATGAGGACCTAGCCTCCTCCATCGGAACGACGGAACACGGCCAATCCTACGGCCTCTTTAGCGACCTGGGGCTCACACCCGAAGTCCTGCCCGAGCTGCCGGAACCGATCCCGTCTTACGCTAAAGAGCCCTGCGGTGCCTCGACGGATCGACCGATCGAGGACGAGGCGGTCGATACAGGAGCGGACGCCGGCGATCGGGCGATTCCGGGCAGCGACTTCGAACGGACAATCACAGTGGTCAAGGGCAACTCCAGTCTAG GGATGACGGTGTGCGCCATGAAAGACGGCCTGGGAATGCTGATCCGAAGCATCATCCACGGCGGCTCCGTCAGTCGTGATGGGCGCCTGGGAGTTGGCGACCTCATCCTGGACATTAACGGGGAGCCCGCAGTCAAACTGAGCAACGCTCAGGCACGCGCCATGCTGCGCAGGCACGCTCTCGCCGGACCGGACGTGGG ATCTGCTTGCTCAGCCCAGGATGATCTTTGCCCATTTTATGT CATGACGTACGTCCCGGCCGAATACCTAGAGGAGTACAAGAGCAGCCTGGAGCAGAGTGACAAAGACCAGGTTTCCTCCAAGTCCAGTCCAAA GTATGTTCCCAACCTTCCGGAGCGGGAAGATGGCGAGGGAGAGGAAAGTGTGTCTTATAGCAACTGGAACCAACCGAGACT AGTGGAGCTCTTCAGACAGCCCGGCAAGTCCCTGGGCATCAGCATCGTCGGGGGGCGCGGGATGGGCAGCCGGCTGAGTAACGGTGAAGTGATGCGGGGCATTTTCATCAAGCACATCCTGGACGACAGTCCCGCCGGACAAAATGGCACCCTAAAGACCGGGGACAGGATTGTGGAG GTGGACGGCGTGGATCTACGAGACGCCAGTCACGAGGAAGCCGTGGAGGCCATACGCAGGGCAGGAAATCCCGTGACCTTCCTGGTGCAGAGCATCAGCCAGAAAAGcggg GCGTCGGCCAGCGCAGACTCCACGGAGGAGAACGTGACGGCTCTACCGAGGGAAAAGGAGGAGAAG GAGGGTGACAGTCACAGTAGACTTGTCCTCCGCCTCTCCCCAACTAACCCTTTCACTCCTACCCCGTTTAAG TCGAAAAGAGCAGAAGCTGCTAAAGCGACACCTGCCGCCGGCGTCCTGGCCCTGCCGGTGGTGACCCACACGGGAGAGACGGACACCGACACTGTGACGGACACTCCGGCGCGACTCGAGGGGGGCGACGTGGAGGACGGGGAAGGCGGCGAGGAGTTTCGACACAGCTGGG ATGACATCGTCCAGCGCTACGGTAGCCTCCCGGGCATCCTCCACGCCATCGACCTAGAGAAGGGCAAAGCGGGCCTGGGACTCAGCCTGGCCGGGAACCGGGACCGCTCTCGGATGAGCGTTTTTGTGGTGGGCATCGACCCCGCGGGGGCCGCCGGGACCGATGGCCGCATGCTCGTAGGGGACGAGCTCCTCCAA attaaCGGGCAAGTTCTTTATGGCCGTAGTCATCAGAATGCTTCGTCCATCATCAAAAGCTCGCCTTCCAAAGTCCAAATCGTCTTCATCAG GAACACAGCAGCGCTTGAGCAGATGGCAGTGGGACCCGTGCAAGAAACGGAGGGAGACGCGGCCATGCACCATGCCGAG GGAGACGTCGGCGGAGAGTTCGCGGAGGAGATGCTAAGCACCCTCGAAGGCTGCGCCGCAGCTGTCAATGGGGACGCGGAGGTCGCCGGCCTGCCCCCCGGCATACTTAGCGCCAGTCGATCCGAAACGGCTTCCA GTCTCAGTCGCTCGCCCAGCCCGTCAACGCTGGCCTGCGACCCGACCACGTGCCCCGTGATCCCCGGCTGCGAGACCACCATCGACATTTCTAAAGGGCGCACGGGTCTGGGGCTCAGTATCGTCGGGGGCTGCGACACGTTGCTG GGGGGCATCATCATCCACGAAGTTTACGAAGAAGGCGCCGCCTCTAAGGATGGCAGGCTTTGGGCTGGAGACCAAATATTGGAG GTCAACGGCGCGGACTTGCGCGCGGCGAGCCACGACGAGGCCATCAATGTGCTGCGCCAAACTCCGCAGCGAGTCCGGCTGACCGTCTACAGGGACGAAGCCCAGTTCAAAGAGGAGGACCTGTGGGACTCCTTTGTGGTTGAGCTGCAGAAAAGGCCGGCTCAGGGTCTGGGATTAAGCATCGTAGGGAGAAG GAATGACACGGGAGTGTTCGTGTCTGACATCATTAAAGGAGGCCTGGCAGACGCCGACGGCCGCCTGATGCAGGGTGACCAGATCCTGACGGTCAACGGGGAGGACGTCCGCTGCGCCACCCAGGAGTCGGTCGCCGCTTTGCTAAAG TGCTGCGTGGGCTCGTTGAACATGGACGTGGGGAGGTTTAAAGCCGGGCCCTTCCACTCGCAACGAAGGCTGTCCCAGTCCAGCCAATCGGACAGAGAATTTTGTCAAACAAGTGACTTGCGGGGCTCCAGAGTGACCTTGGAAAGTCTTTCCGCCGAAGCGAGTCCGCTCGGTAAGAAATCGAGCGTGGCCGGGCTCCAGGAAGGACTTCCTCAAGAGCTTCTCTCGTTCCAGATC CAAGACGTGAGGACGGTGGAGTTCGCTAAAGGCCCCGGTGACTCCCTGGGTGTTAGCATTGCAGGCGGCCTGGGAAGCCCCTTGGGCAACATCCCCATCTTTATCGCCATGATGAACCCCGTCGGCCTCGCAGCGCAGACCCGAAAGCTCATG GTGGGGGATCGGATCATCAGTATATGCGGAGCTTGCACGGAAGACATGAGCCACTCGCAAGCTGTCGCTCTGCTCAAGAATGCCACGGGGACAATACAACTGCAG GTGGTAGCCGGCGGGGATAACACTGTGACCGAAGCGGTACAGGAGCAGGAGCAGGCCATCCCGCCACCTGGTTGCATCTTCCAGGACGACCTCAG CCCCCCTCAGTACAAGAGCATCACGTTGGAGAGAGGACCGGATGGGCTGGGATTCAGCATCGTGGGGGGTTACGGCAGCCCCCACGGGGACCTCCCCATCTACGTCAAGACGGTTTTCGGTAAGGGCGCGGCGGCCGAGGACGGCCGCCTGAAGCGGGGGGACCAGATCGTGGCCGTCAACGGGCAGCCCCTGGAGGGCGTCACGCACGAGGAGGCCGTGGGCATCCTGAAGAGGACCAAAGGAGGCGTTTTGCTCACCGTGCTTTCCTAG